A stretch of the Lolium perenne isolate Kyuss_39 chromosome 3, Kyuss_2.0, whole genome shotgun sequence genome encodes the following:
- the LOC127338757 gene encoding protein MIZU-KUSSEI 1-like, with the protein MPEQRAISVPNTAIKPATAMVHYATPQSTPPMSPLHASATPRTPGAGAYSELPPPSPHTPRPPITLTAPPSKKKQRRTAARSLRAIRAVRALFRSLPILAPACRFHGVLPRHGGPSRMHDGHVSGASRTTGTLFGYRKARVTLAVQETSGSVPILLLELAMQTGRFMQEMGAEHLRVALECEKKPPGTGAGIGRTRLLDEPLWTAYVNGRKIGYAMRREPTEDDLTVMQLLRSVSVGAGVLPNDVMGRDASEGQEAGDLAYMRARFDRVVGSRDSESLYMLNPDGNNGPELSIFFIRI; encoded by the coding sequence ATGCCAGAACAACGCGCTATCTCAGTACCAAACACGGCCATCAAGCCGGCAACGGCAATGGTACACTACGCGACGCCGCAGTCCACCCCGCCGATGTCGCCGCTGCACGCGTCGGCGACGCCTCGCACCCCGGGCGCCGGCGCGTACTCCGAGTTGCCGCCGCCCTCGCCGCACACGCCCCGGCCGCCTATCACGCTCACCGCGCCACCATCCAAGAAGAAGCAGCGCCGCACGGCCGCGCGCTCCCTCCGCGCCATCCGCGCCGTGCGCGCGCTGTTCAGGTCCCTCCCGATCCTGGCCCCGGCGTGCCGTTTCCACGGCGTCCTACCGCGGCACGGCGGGCCGTCGCGGATGCACGACGGCCACGTCAGCGGCGCGTCGCGCACGACGGGGACCCTGTTCGGGTACCGCAAGGCTCGGGTGACGCTGGCGGTGCAGGAGACGTCCGGGAGCGTGCCCATCCTGCTGCTGGAGCTCGCGATGCAGACCGGCAGGTTCATGCAGGAGATGGGCGCCGAGCACCTGCGCGTGGCGCTCGAGTGCGAGAAGAAGCCGCCGGGCACCGGCGCCGGCATCGGCCGCACGCGCCTGCTGGACGAGCCCCTGTGGACGGCCTACGTGAACGGGCGCAAGATCGGGTACGCCATGAGGCGGGAGCCCACGGAGGACGACCTCACCGTCATGCAGCTGCTGCGCTCCGTCTCGGTCGGCGCAGGCGTGCTGCCGAACGACGTTATGGGTCGCGACGCCAGCGAGGGGCAGGAGGCAGGGGACCTTGCGTACATGCGCGCTCGCTTCGACCGCGTGGTCGGGTCCCGGGACTCCGAGTCGCTGTACATGCTCAACCCTGATGGCAACAATGGGCCTGAGCTTAGCATCTTCTTCATTAGGATATGA